The Butyrivibrio fibrisolvens genome window below encodes:
- a CDS encoding GGDEF domain-containing protein: MNRKQTDFFSSRKLYILFIFTTLLITIVGLFIDNFSLRFFTKDALIFTKGWTVTVDHNAPVLADLNDYSFECSAYKTNISLKNTIPAGIPKFSTISMPLDLSTIDVYISNKLVYSYGSELYNKGLMVGSGLHFITLPTNCSGENILIVIRPSEDGAFTRLNNIQIIDTNDVYSLFIKQQIARFFVSVFLFTFGLLLILVGISISIYARRLNVLISVGLLSVSIGLWALTSSKTNQVLQPDFAVNSIIEYMTLYFAPFAFLLYITSFYASMNKPLRLYYLYCVISTGIFNIVAAILHFTNIVHLSRSLYIFYLVYMPIIPFIIILALKPNNSSNDNNRKIFSIGSSIIIITSILDMIRHIIMKYIFVELSYDVGSLIPYGTFFFLITLIIGYDLQIYKTMSIEFEKRTFEKLAYTDALTRLGNRAKADNDILDYEKSNKDYIIISFDMNGLKKVNDTLGHDLGDKLLVTFGEILTEVFGEIGNIYRFGGDEYMVLLDDTYFEHIPLCITRLISLEESRSKDFPFEIDTSYGIARSKELKDSSQSSVYKLADNRMYEMKIATKRQRD, encoded by the coding sequence ATGAACCGTAAACAGACCGATTTTTTTTCTAGCCGCAAACTTTATATCCTTTTTATCTTTACAACACTCCTTATTACTATTGTTGGACTGTTTATAGATAATTTTAGTTTACGTTTTTTCACTAAAGATGCACTGATTTTTACTAAAGGCTGGACAGTTACTGTCGACCACAATGCCCCTGTACTTGCCGACCTTAACGATTACAGCTTCGAGTGTTCCGCCTATAAGACTAATATAAGCTTAAAAAATACAATACCAGCCGGTATTCCAAAATTCTCCACCATCAGTATGCCACTTGATCTTAGCACTATTGATGTTTATATTTCTAATAAGCTTGTATATTCTTACGGATCAGAACTATACAACAAAGGTTTGATGGTTGGCAGCGGTCTTCATTTTATAACTCTGCCTACAAACTGCTCAGGTGAGAATATCCTCATTGTAATACGACCATCCGAAGACGGAGCATTTACAAGGCTCAATAATATCCAGATCATTGATACCAATGACGTATACTCCCTTTTTATCAAACAACAGATTGCCAGGTTTTTCGTCTCTGTTTTTTTATTTACATTCGGTCTTCTTCTTATTTTAGTAGGAATTAGCATTTCTATTTATGCAAGAAGATTGAATGTTCTTATTTCTGTTGGTCTGTTATCTGTCTCCATCGGCTTGTGGGCGCTAACTTCTTCAAAGACCAATCAGGTTCTCCAACCGGATTTTGCTGTCAATAGTATTATCGAATATATGACCTTATACTTTGCGCCTTTTGCTTTCCTTTTGTATATTACTTCCTTTTATGCTTCTATGAATAAGCCTCTGAGACTATATTATTTATATTGTGTGATAAGTACGGGAATTTTTAATATCGTTGCTGCGATCCTTCATTTTACCAATATAGTGCACTTGTCAAGAAGTCTTTATATCTTTTACCTTGTATATATGCCCATAATACCCTTCATCATAATCTTAGCGCTTAAACCAAACAATAGTTCCAATGATAATAACAGAAAGATATTTTCTATAGGCAGCTCTATCATAATCATTACCTCCATACTTGATATGATAAGACATATCATTATGAAATATATATTTGTAGAATTATCTTATGATGTTGGTTCTCTTATTCCTTATGGAACATTCTTTTTCCTGATAACACTAATAATTGGTTACGATCTGCAGATATATAAGACCATGTCTATTGAATTTGAAAAAAGAACTTTTGAAAAGCTCGCCTATACTGATGCTCTGACACGGCTTGGTAACAGAGCCAAGGCTGACAATGATATCCTCGATTATGAAAAAAGCAATAAGGATTACATTATAATATCTTTTGATATGAATGGATTAAAAAAGGTTAATGACACTTTAGGCCATGATCTCGGAGATAAGCTCCTTGTAACATTTGGTGAGATATTAACTGAAGTATTTGGTGAAATAGGAAATATTTACCGCTTTGGCGGAGATGAATACATGGTTCTTTTAGATGATACGTATTTTGAGCATATTCCATTATGCATTACAAGGCTTATATCCCTTGAAGAATCCAGATCCAAGGATTTCCCGTTCGAAATAGATACATCATATGGAATCGCAAGAAGTAAAGAATTAAAAGACAGTAGCCAGTCTTCCGTATATAAACTGGCTGATAATAGGATGTATGAAATGAAGATAGCCACTAAAAGGCAAAGAGACTGA
- a CDS encoding replication initiation protein, with translation MPNSIVKKGDNYKKSNFLITSKYKSSILENKILSIALANADDIHEESEGLVYEIAVSDLKRKMNISKSYGSFYDKLDDAAKSMTGRTIGTSNKKNRTFDYISVVTRATSKDGIFRIIFNPALKDNIIDIKDKFTVLKLSTMLSFKSSYSLRLYELLKDELQEIKWQQDRDAITLGKKNTYRQENLFKYETSIGLAELKLEMGVVNAELDKVKRVLQGKNPDYEKAVASSPEQIFKSWSDFRRRVLEKATEEINEKTDLHVDFEADKAGRGGKVVGVTFIITDSKSYKNSSAGIKTESSDVFMDDLGDPYIVEAEELDIDDLIDKVRMIISENLKTKEIKSILQAADNDISKIKDAYELACKQSEIENLVGWMISAIKNGYTATPKRKNNTYSDFEQNTYDYELLEDELRAN, from the coding sequence ATGCCGAACAGTATCGTAAAAAAAGGTGATAACTATAAGAAAAGTAATTTCCTTATAACTTCTAAATACAAATCTTCTATTCTTGAAAATAAGATCCTGTCTATCGCTCTTGCTAATGCTGATGATATTCATGAAGAAAGTGAAGGTCTTGTTTACGAGATCGCTGTTTCTGATCTTAAGCGTAAGATGAATATCAGTAAAAGCTATGGTAGCTTTTATGATAAGCTTGATGATGCTGCTAAATCTATGACAGGTCGTACTATTGGTACCAGCAATAAAAAGAATCGTACATTTGATTATATATCTGTCGTTACCAGAGCTACCAGTAAAGATGGTATTTTCAGGATTATTTTTAACCCTGCACTTAAAGATAATATTATTGACATTAAAGATAAATTTACTGTTCTAAAGCTTTCAACAATGCTTTCTTTTAAGTCCTCATACTCTCTTCGTCTTTATGAACTTTTGAAAGATGAGCTCCAGGAGATTAAGTGGCAACAGGATAGAGATGCTATTACTCTTGGCAAAAAAAATACATACAGGCAGGAGAATCTTTTCAAATACGAGACATCAATCGGACTTGCAGAGCTAAAACTTGAAATGGGCGTAGTCAATGCTGAACTTGATAAAGTAAAAAGAGTTCTTCAGGGAAAAAATCCTGATTATGAGAAAGCAGTTGCCAGTTCACCGGAACAGATTTTCAAATCCTGGAGTGATTTTAGAAGACGTGTTCTTGAAAAGGCTACTGAAGAAATAAATGAAAAGACCGATCTACACGTAGATTTTGAAGCTGACAAAGCAGGCCGTGGCGGCAAAGTTGTAGGTGTAACTTTTATAATTACAGATTCTAAGAGCTATAAGAACTCAAGTGCTGGCATTAAAACCGAATCTTCCGATGTTTTTATGGACGATTTGGGTGATCCATACATTGTTGAAGCAGAAGAACTTGATATCGATGATCTTATAGATAAAGTTAGGATGATCATCTCTGAAAATCTTAAGACTAAGGAGATTAAATCTATCCTTCAGGCTGCAGATAATGATATCAGCAAGATCAAAGATGCATACGAACTTGCTTGCAAACAGTCCGAGATTGAAAACCTTGTAGGATGGATGATATCTGCAATAAAAAATGGATATACAGCTACTCCTAAAAGGAAAAATAATACGTATTCTGACTTTGAACAAAACACTTATGATTATGAATTGTTAGAAGATGAATTGCGTGCAAATTAA
- a CDS encoding ParB/RepB/Spo0J family partition protein, with product MPRQSMHVNSNVIAAKYQQKDSQSLDIALDKLVENKENEELFGGVDEESIQNLANGIKKDGFRGVINVWDKRDGTYEIYSGHRRVRALKKIGYNKLVPCAVSPYPEKETDRQRLLLAFNIHSRGSIYAAASGKSIYITRQINLLKSILKKEGFTGNVLNEIASEFGTSVTTVKRYMRLNDCTDAVINAESEGLIPLSIASTMSTLSESVQDKTIDMIKEAVANGREFSRNELTEYIKNIKNDSTDENLENMRNELLGEIAFVNLFGDQNNEQEVEEDSIEVKPAKKTASPKNKIAKSYYDKYEASFTKFEKNISKITDENERLALKEHLTRIIKMLK from the coding sequence ATGCCTAGACAGTCAATGCACGTTAATAGCAATGTAATAGCAGCTAAATATCAGCAGAAAGATTCTCAGAGTCTGGATATAGCACTTGATAAGCTTGTTGAAAACAAAGAAAACGAAGAGTTATTCGGTGGAGTAGATGAAGAATCCATTCAGAACCTGGCCAATGGTATAAAAAAGGATGGTTTTCGCGGAGTTATAAATGTATGGGACAAACGTGACGGAACATATGAAATATATTCAGGTCACAGAAGAGTTCGCGCCCTTAAGAAGATTGGCTATAACAAGCTTGTACCTTGCGCAGTAAGTCCTTATCCTGAGAAGGAAACAGATAGGCAGCGACTTCTACTTGCTTTTAATATACATTCACGTGGAAGTATATATGCTGCTGCAAGTGGAAAAAGTATATATATCACAAGGCAGATTAATCTTTTAAAAAGTATACTTAAAAAAGAGGGATTTACCGGTAATGTTCTTAATGAGATCGCTAGTGAATTTGGAACATCTGTTACTACAGTTAAAAGGTATATGCGTCTAAACGACTGTACTGATGCTGTAATAAATGCTGAATCAGAAGGTCTTATTCCTCTTTCAATTGCATCCACTATGAGTACTTTGTCAGAATCAGTTCAGGACAAGACTATAGATATGATCAAAGAAGCTGTAGCAAACGGAAGAGAATTTTCCAGAAACGAGCTTACAGAATATATCAAAAATATAAAGAATGACAGTACTGATGAAAACCTTGAAAATATGCGCAATGAGCTTTTAGGTGAAATTGCCTTTGTTAATCTTTTTGGTGATCAGAATAATGAGCAGGAAGTAGAAGAGGATAGTATTGAAGTAAAGCCTGCTAAAAAGACTGCCTCTCCCAAAAACAAGATAGCAAAATCTTATTACGACAAATACGAAGCTTCCTTCACCAAGTTTGAGAAAAACATCTCAAAGATAACAGATGAAAATGAAAGACTTGCATTAAAAGAACATCTGACAAGAATTATTAAAATGTTAAAATAA
- a CDS encoding ParA family protein, with protein sequence MRTISFYSNKGGATRTTSVFNISAVLAKNYGAKVLVIDTDPQANLTMRYMSYKTLENGGSYAWIDGISTIEDCFLAPQRMRKAVVEDAIQKCMFPTKNGEEPSYHNIDIICTRNKDMSETTLSNVEQTISTGSISKDVLSKVLNEVGDYDYVLIDMDSSIGPLNQMSLESSDYVVTPVHVDPNSKDGIPSFSTFFSERKSVNNHLEHLGFYSVRVNGNDSYAKELTAELEGLLGSNLFDTYTKEASQANWSLDNGIPLCWYEPGCQIAKNYVALTKEILYRIEQKEEN encoded by the coding sequence ATGCGAACAATATCTTTTTATTCTAATAAGGGTGGGGCTACAAGAACTACCAGTGTGTTCAATATTTCAGCGGTTCTCGCGAAAAATTATGGCGCAAAAGTATTAGTTATTGATACTGACCCCCAGGCTAACCTGACAATGAGATATATGTCATATAAAACTCTCGAAAATGGCGGAAGTTATGCCTGGATAGATGGAATCAGTACTATAGAAGATTGTTTCCTGGCACCACAGAGAATGAGAAAAGCTGTAGTCGAAGATGCCATTCAAAAATGTATGTTCCCAACGAAAAACGGTGAAGAGCCTTCATATCACAATATAGACATTATCTGTACAAGAAATAAGGATATGTCAGAGACTACATTATCTAACGTAGAGCAGACTATTAGTACAGGATCCATAAGTAAAGATGTACTTAGCAAAGTTCTTAATGAAGTTGGAGATTATGATTATGTTCTTATAGACATGGATTCATCAATTGGACCTCTTAATCAGATGTCTCTTGAATCAAGTGATTATGTTGTAACTCCTGTACACGTTGATCCTAATAGCAAGGATGGTATTCCATCATTTAGCACATTTTTCTCAGAGAGAAAGAGCGTAAATAATCACCTTGAGCATCTTGGCTTCTACAGCGTTCGAGTTAATGGTAATGACTCTTATGCAAAAGAACTTACAGCTGAGCTTGAAGGCCTTCTTGGAAGTAATCTTTTCGATACATATACCAAGGAAGCATCTCAAGCAAACTGGTCACTGGATAACGGAATCCCACTTTGCTGGTATGAGCCCGGATGCCAGATTGCCAAAAACTATGTAGCATTAACTAAAGAAATACTATACAGAATCGAACAGAAAGAGGAGAACTAA
- a CDS encoding DUF3810 domain-containing protein yields MGKKRLSNSVLIQLGIIIFSTLFIIACLLSTSFADWYTNNIFPVWINTYGFFTSLFPFSFGEKLIYLGLVLVLILSVVLIYLLISFLLFRLKNIKRSSSHENNKLKKYKAPVFIKRYLRIFSWILTIVYLIMNLNCFCLYQCTQIPCSSSYTLEELTALRDHIVNKLNEYSLIFERDDLGNIIYDGDMEYEARLSMQNLSDLYPRMSGFQVTPKTLDSSVFMSQQYMQGYYFPFSMEANINGLMSIGNKPFTMCHELAHTRGYIFEDEANLIGFLACINSDDVFFQYSGYLSMLNYVNNTFYRSVDIDTYNSHVKVSDLVWYDDQFLTEEAWEYVNSHSILPTETVKKAADTFVDTTLKVNGVKEGMLSYNHVVDLLLTHYDYTND; encoded by the coding sequence GTGGGTAAAAAAAGATTATCTAATTCTGTTTTGATTCAGCTTGGTATTATTATATTCTCAACATTATTTATTATTGCATGTCTATTATCAACTTCTTTTGCTGACTGGTATACCAATAACATATTTCCTGTATGGATCAATACATATGGATTTTTTACAAGTCTTTTTCCATTCTCTTTTGGTGAGAAGCTCATCTATTTAGGCCTTGTTCTTGTCCTGATATTGTCAGTAGTCCTTATTTATCTGCTAATATCATTTCTTCTTTTTAGACTTAAGAATATAAAAAGAAGCAGCTCTCATGAAAATAATAAGTTGAAAAAATATAAAGCTCCTGTTTTTATCAAAAGATATCTAAGAATATTCTCGTGGATCTTAACTATAGTATATCTGATCATGAATCTTAATTGCTTTTGTTTGTACCAATGTACCCAGATCCCATGCAGTAGCAGTTATACACTTGAAGAACTGACTGCACTTAGAGATCACATTGTTAATAAGCTCAACGAGTACTCTTTGATATTTGAAAGAGATGATCTTGGCAATATCATCTATGATGGTGACATGGAGTATGAAGCACGATTGTCTATGCAAAATCTATCGGATCTTTATCCTAGAATGAGCGGATTTCAGGTTACTCCCAAGACCCTGGATAGTTCTGTATTTATGAGTCAGCAATACATGCAAGGTTACTATTTTCCTTTTTCAATGGAAGCCAATATCAATGGGCTTATGTCTATAGGCAATAAGCCATTTACAATGTGTCACGAACTTGCTCATACTCGTGGATATATTTTTGAAGATGAAGCCAATCTTATAGGCTTTCTGGCATGCATCAATTCTGATGACGTTTTCTTTCAATACAGCGGTTATCTTAGTATGCTCAATTATGTTAATAACACTTTCTATAGATCTGTTGATATAGACACTTATAACTCGCATGTCAAAGTCAGTGATCTTGTATGGTATGATGATCAGTTTCTTACTGAAGAAGCATGGGAATATGTTAATTCACATTCTATATTGCCTACCGAAACTGTAAAAAAAGCTGCAGATACTTTTGTTGATACAACACTTAAAGTTAACGGAGTAAAAGAAGGAATGCTAAGCTATAATCATGTTGTTGACTTATTACTCACCCATTACGATTATACTAATGATTAA
- a CDS encoding phospho-sugar mutase, with translation MNYKEKCAEWLDKLPKNDPLFAELNELAKKSETDKAADADIEDRFYKELSFGTAGLRGKIGVGTNRMNFYTVGRATQGIADYIKGFGKDAMDRGVVIAHDPRHFSKEFSKYTAAILAANGIKTYVFPDLRPTPELAYLVRRLGTISGINITASHNPREYNGYKAYWEDGCQVGQEIADGMTECILKVDYFDGVQKGDFDEAVKSGIITVLGPEYDREYLDKIEALSIHSGDELDLSIPLVYTPLNGAGSIPFTQMLKDRGFTNWQIVQEQKDPDPNFTTVGYPNPEAPAAFKMSEELGKKIGAELLMATDPDSDRFAIEILTDSGEYIPLNGNQTGYLLVNYILEGHKDAGTLPNNGAMVKSIVTSTMTTKMAESYGVEMFESLTGFKNICGRIPFLEENKYQYLFGYEESVGYAACIDIRDKDGISAGMLVAEAAAYYRKQGKTLWQVLTSLYEKYGFYDEYEPNMVLEGIEGAERIGRMMDYIRSNPPKEIAGREVVKIIDYKDGSEDIRHPENKIPGTNALRYFLKENDPELKDSDTWFSIRPSGTEPKIKFYFYTKQTSREKALEANKEISKAVMDIINAVE, from the coding sequence ATGAATTACAAAGAAAAATGCGCTGAATGGTTGGACAAACTGCCAAAGAATGATCCACTATTTGCAGAGCTTAATGAGCTTGCAAAAAAGAGTGAGACAGATAAGGCAGCTGATGCTGATATAGAAGATCGCTTTTATAAAGAATTGTCATTTGGAACAGCAGGACTTAGAGGAAAGATTGGTGTAGGAACTAATAGAATGAATTTCTACACAGTTGGTAGAGCAACTCAGGGTATTGCTGATTATATTAAGGGATTTGGCAAAGATGCTATGGACAGAGGTGTTGTAATCGCACATGATCCACGTCATTTTTCCAAAGAGTTTTCAAAATATACAGCAGCTATTCTTGCTGCTAATGGAATCAAGACATATGTATTTCCTGATCTTCGCCCTACACCGGAGCTTGCTTATCTGGTTAGAAGACTTGGAACTATCTCTGGAATCAACATAACAGCTTCTCACAATCCTAGAGAGTACAACGGATACAAGGCATATTGGGAAGATGGATGTCAGGTAGGCCAGGAGATAGCTGATGGAATGACAGAATGTATCCTCAAGGTTGACTATTTTGATGGTGTTCAAAAAGGTGATTTTGATGAAGCAGTTAAGAGCGGCATCATTACAGTTCTGGGACCTGAATATGATAGAGAATATCTTGATAAAATTGAAGCTCTGTCAATTCATAGTGGTGATGAGTTGGATCTGTCCATACCTCTTGTATATACTCCTTTAAACGGAGCAGGAAGTATACCATTTACACAGATGCTTAAAGACAGAGGATTTACAAATTGGCAGATAGTACAGGAGCAGAAGGATCCTGATCCTAACTTTACAACAGTTGGATACCCTAATCCTGAAGCACCTGCAGCATTCAAAATGTCAGAAGAACTTGGTAAAAAAATCGGTGCAGAGCTTCTTATGGCTACTGATCCTGACTCCGACAGATTTGCTATCGAGATATTAACTGACAGTGGCGAGTATATTCCACTTAACGGTAACCAGACAGGATATCTTCTTGTAAATTATATTCTTGAAGGACATAAGGATGCAGGAACACTTCCTAATAACGGCGCTATGGTTAAGTCTATAGTTACATCAACAATGACTACCAAGATGGCAGAGTCATATGGCGTTGAGATGTTTGAATCACTCACAGGATTCAAGAATATCTGCGGAAGGATACCTTTCCTTGAAGAGAATAAGTACCAGTATCTGTTTGGATATGAGGAATCTGTTGGTTATGCTGCATGTATTGATATCAGGGATAAGGATGGTATCAGTGCCGGAATGCTTGTTGCAGAAGCTGCAGCTTATTACAGAAAGCAGGGAAAGACCTTGTGGCAGGTACTTACTTCTTTGTATGAGAAGTATGGTTTCTATGATGAGTATGAACCCAATATGGTTCTTGAAGGAATTGAAGGAGCTGAGAGAATTGGACGTATGATGGACTACATCCGTAGCAATCCGCCAAAAGAAATTGCCGGCAGAGAAGTGGTCAAAATCATAGATTATAAGGATGGTTCAGAAGATATAAGACATCCTGAGAATAAGATTCCCGGAACCAATGCTCTTAGATACTTCCTTAAAGAAAATGATCCGGAACTTAAGGATTCAGACACCTGGTTCTCTATAAGACCTTCAGGAACAGAACCGAAGATCAAATTCTACTTCTATACAAAGCAGACAAGCAGAGAAAAAGCGCTTGAGGCTAATAAAGAGATAAGCAAGGCAGTAATGGATATCATTAATGCAGTAGAATAA
- a CDS encoding metal-sensing transcriptional repressor: protein MSGKSKERAQKEYKDLLNRLSRIEGQIRGIRGMIENDAYCVDVLTQVQAARSSLNSFSKVLLANHVKTCVKDDVMKGSDEKLVELIDLLQKMI from the coding sequence ATGTCAGGTAAGTCCAAAGAAAGAGCGCAGAAAGAATACAAAGACCTGTTAAACAGGCTCAGCCGAATAGAAGGACAGATACGAGGAATCAGAGGCATGATAGAAAATGATGCATATTGCGTGGATGTTCTAACGCAGGTGCAGGCTGCAAGAAGCTCTCTGAATTCTTTTTCCAAAGTTCTTTTGGCCAATCATGTCAAGACTTGTGTTAAGGACGATGTCATGAAAGGCTCAGATGAGAAGCTTGTGGAGCTTATAGATCTGCTACAAAAGATGATCTGA
- a CDS encoding heavy metal translocating P-type ATPase — MDKYIVTGMTCAACQAHVEKAVNSVEGVESCNVSLLTNSMSITGTADSHAIIKAVEDAGYGAKPMNEASDANSKTNSISQKEEALIDRETPLLKKRLIVSVILLLILMYFSMGVSMWEWPAPKFIADNMVTIGIIEMLLSGAIMVVNQKFFISGFKSLIHRAPNMDTLVAMGSGISFAYSFVTLIRMSNVMMEMADDMDAMMDSLDIMMNELYFESAAMILSLITVGKLLEAISKGRTTDALKSLIRLAPKKANVIRDGKEITIDIDEVTIGDTFVVRPGESIPVDGVIVSGTGSVNEAALTGESIPVDKFEGDTVSAATINQSGFITCRATRVGQDTTLGQIIQMVSDAASQKAPIARIADKVSGIFVPAVLIVSAIVFMIWLLLGASIATAVTRAIAVLVVSCPCALGLATPVAIMVGNGVGAKNGILFKTSAALESTGRVQIVALDKTGTITEGKPKVTDMIMADDVTEDELLRAACSIESLSDHPLARAICEYGEDKIQKSEVTDFVEIPGKGLKAILDNDLIYSGNLKFVKEKAYIPESLHKKAEMLSEKGKTPIFFAHKEKALGIIGVSDVIKEDSYKAVEELKNMGIHVVMVTGDNDKVARVIGKQAGVSEVISEVLPDGKEAVIKDLMTKGKVAMVGDGINDAPALTRADIGIAIGAGTDVAIDAADVVLMKSGLRDVAASIRLSRRTLTDIHENLFWAFIYNILLIPLAAGAYSRWGLSMSPMFGAAAMSISSFTVCMNALRLNLLKIHDPSGDKALRNKVQPDDNGNILKTKKEKEIMTKTMNIEGMMCEHCEATVKKTLEAIEGVEIANVSYKKGTAVVELTSDVPDEVLKKAVEDKDYKVISIG; from the coding sequence ATGGATAAATACATTGTCACAGGTATGACATGTGCTGCATGCCAGGCTCATGTAGAGAAAGCTGTAAATAGTGTTGAAGGCGTAGAGTCTTGTAACGTATCGTTGCTTACTAATTCTATGAGTATAACAGGAACTGCAGACAGCCATGCGATAATAAAAGCTGTAGAAGATGCCGGATATGGTGCAAAACCTATGAATGAGGCATCAGACGCAAATTCTAAAACTAATAGCATAAGCCAAAAGGAGGAAGCTCTTATTGATAGAGAGACTCCTTTACTCAAAAAAAGACTTATCGTATCAGTGATACTTCTTTTGATACTGATGTATTTCAGCATGGGTGTATCAATGTGGGAGTGGCCTGCGCCAAAGTTTATAGCTGATAACATGGTAACAATAGGCATAATAGAGATGTTATTGTCTGGCGCAATAATGGTAGTCAATCAGAAATTTTTTATAAGCGGTTTTAAATCGCTGATTCATAGGGCGCCAAATATGGACACGCTTGTTGCGATGGGCTCTGGGATATCTTTTGCATATAGCTTTGTAACACTTATCAGAATGAGCAACGTCATGATGGAGATGGCTGACGATATGGATGCTATGATGGACTCTTTGGATATCATGATGAACGAGCTGTATTTTGAGTCAGCAGCGATGATATTATCACTGATAACAGTCGGTAAGCTTCTTGAAGCCATATCCAAAGGCCGAACGACAGATGCACTTAAAAGTCTGATAAGACTTGCGCCAAAGAAAGCTAACGTAATTAGAGACGGAAAAGAGATAACGATCGATATCGATGAAGTTACAATCGGGGATACCTTTGTGGTGCGGCCCGGAGAATCGATTCCGGTAGATGGTGTTATTGTATCAGGAACCGGATCAGTCAATGAAGCGGCACTTACAGGCGAATCAATACCGGTTGATAAGTTTGAAGGAGATACAGTATCAGCTGCTACTATAAATCAGTCAGGTTTTATCACATGTAGAGCTACCCGTGTTGGACAAGATACTACACTTGGCCAGATCATTCAGATGGTTTCGGATGCAGCTTCGCAGAAAGCTCCGATAGCAAGAATTGCAGATAAAGTCTCAGGTATATTCGTACCAGCTGTTTTGATTGTGTCAGCTATCGTATTTATGATATGGCTTCTTCTTGGAGCCTCGATTGCAACTGCTGTTACAAGAGCGATAGCAGTTCTTGTAGTTAGCTGTCCTTGTGCTCTTGGTCTTGCAACGCCTGTAGCTATCATGGTTGGTAATGGTGTTGGAGCAAAGAACGGAATATTATTCAAGACATCCGCAGCATTAGAAAGTACAGGACGAGTTCAGATTGTAGCGCTTGATAAGACAGGAACTATAACAGAAGGAAAGCCCAAAGTCACAGATATGATAATGGCAGATGATGTTACAGAAGATGAACTTCTTAGGGCAGCATGCTCTATAGAAAGTCTGAGTGATCATCCTCTTGCCAGAGCTATATGTGAATATGGAGAGGATAAGATCCAAAAATCTGAAGTAACAGATTTTGTCGAGATCCCCGGCAAAGGCTTAAAAGCAATTTTAGATAACGACTTGATATACAGTGGCAATCTTAAATTTGTTAAAGAGAAGGCTTATATACCGGAAAGCTTACATAAAAAAGCAGAAATGCTTTCCGAAAAAGGTAAGACACCCATATTTTTTGCCCATAAAGAAAAGGCTCTTGGAATCATCGGTGTAAGTGATGTGATAAAAGAGGATTCTTATAAGGCGGTAGAAGAACTCAAAAATATGGGAATCCATGTTGTCATGGTAACAGGAGACAATGACAAGGTAGCTAGAGTAATCGGAAAGCAGGCAGGAGTAAGCGAAGTCATCTCCGAAGTACTTCCTGATGGTAAAGAAGCTGTGATCAAAGATCTTATGACCAAAGGAAAAGTTGCAATGGTTGGAGATGGAATAAATGATGCTCCGGCATTAACAAGAGCAGATATAGGAATAGCGATAGGAGCAGGCACAGATGTAGCAATTGATGCAGCCGACGTTGTTCTTATGAAGTCAGGACTTAGAGACGTTGCAGCTTCTATCAGACTTTCAAGACGTACACTTACAGATATACACGAGAATCTGTTCTGGGCATTTATCTATAATATACTGCTGATCCCTCTTGCAGCCGGAGCATATTCAAGATGGGGGCTTAGCATGAGCCCTATGTTTGGAGCAGCTGCTATGAGCATATCAAGTTTTACGGTATGCATGAATGCTCTTAGACTTAATCTTCTTAAAATACATGATCCATCCGGGGATAAAGCACTTAGAAATAAAGTGCAACCGGATGATAATGGTAATATTTTAAAAACAAAAAAGGAGAAAGAAATTATGACAAAAACTATGAATATCGAAGGAATGATGTGTGAACACTGCGAAGCAACAGTAAAAAAGACACTTGAGGCTATCGAAGGCGTTGAGATTGCTAATGTTTCTTACAAAAAAGGAACAGCAGTTGTAGAACTTACAAGCGACGTACCTGATGAAGTACTTAAAAAGGCAGTAGAAGATAAGGATTACAAAGTCATTTCAATAGGCTGA